A DNA window from Altererythrobacter sp. B11 contains the following coding sequences:
- a CDS encoding YihY/virulence factor BrkB family protein, with product MGRTDPRPENATGANAPSGVTAEVQNGSPQISAGAQACSPWQMPRRAWKQVLKRMYTMWGFHNLSLLGAGVAFFTFLAITPLIAATVMIYGLVGDVGMVRRQMRSIVEVVPSDAASVIERQLIEVVSSNSGVTGLALAVALFFAIYGGMRAASGLIGALNIINEEHETRGFVALTLRAAWLTLAAIMIALTGLVSAGAFAWLQTQANSLIGPLAEFFFKVLAWVASVSLGSIGFALIMRYGPDRRPAKWRWLIPGALLATLLWIAISFGFSLYVAYISDYNATYGSLSAIVVFLMWLFLSAYGVLAGALLNAEIERQTVMDSTVGPDRPAGERGAVLADLVAGDLSIQQWLEKSERRSARRLARKTGHA from the coding sequence ATGGGCAGAACAGACCCCCGCCCCGAAAATGCCACCGGCGCGAACGCGCCCTCCGGGGTAACGGCGGAGGTGCAAAATGGTTCTCCACAAATCTCCGCCGGGGCGCAGGCCTGTTCGCCCTGGCAAATGCCGCGGCGCGCGTGGAAGCAGGTGCTCAAGCGGATGTATACGATGTGGGGCTTCCACAATCTGTCGCTGCTCGGGGCCGGTGTGGCCTTTTTCACCTTCCTGGCGATCACTCCGCTGATTGCCGCGACGGTGATGATCTATGGCCTGGTGGGCGATGTGGGCATGGTGCGCCGACAGATGCGCAGCATCGTGGAAGTGGTGCCCAGCGACGCCGCATCGGTGATCGAGCGGCAGTTGATCGAGGTCGTCTCCTCCAATTCGGGCGTGACCGGGCTGGCGCTGGCCGTGGCGCTGTTCTTCGCGATCTACGGCGGCATGCGGGCTGCAAGCGGGCTGATCGGCGCGCTCAACATCATCAATGAGGAGCATGAGACGCGCGGCTTCGTCGCGCTCACACTGCGCGCCGCCTGGCTTACGCTGGCGGCGATCATGATCGCCCTTACCGGGCTGGTGAGCGCAGGAGCCTTCGCCTGGCTACAGACGCAGGCAAACTCGCTGATCGGCCCGCTTGCCGAGTTCTTCTTCAAGGTGCTTGCCTGGGTCGCGTCGGTGAGCCTCGGCAGCATCGGCTTCGCCCTCATCATGCGCTATGGCCCTGACCGCCGCCCGGCCAAATGGCGCTGGCTCATCCCCGGCGCCCTGCTGGCCACGCTGCTGTGGATCGCGATCTCCTTCGGCTTTTCGCTCTATGTGGCCTATATCAGCGACTACAACGCCACTTATGGATCGCTTTCGGCGATCGTCGTCTTCCTGATGTGGCTGTTCCTTTCCGCCTATGGTGTGCTGGCAGGCGCCTTACTGAATGCGGAAATCGAGCGGCAGACCGTCATGGATAGCACCGTGGGGCCGGACCGACCGGCGGGCGAACGCGGTGCGGTGCTGGCCGATCTGGTCGCTGGCGACCTAAGCATCCAACAATGGCTGGAGAAGTCGGAGCGACGCAGCGCGCGGCGGCTGGCAAGGAAGACCGGCCATGCTTGA
- a CDS encoding autotransporter assembly complex protein TamA, translated as MSHMDPVAQTTADNQNGAGKMWGLGGGLALALAAVAVPAQLHAQEQAPVSSASTTREDPAVPAPPADANLPEVEPIISEQEFEEEVPDLESVGDDALEAPLESIEEFERRVSSEQADAAPAEGQEAPLGDPALADGDASEAIGDAPVRDAELAAPLPPLDQFDVQPVEFAEAEQDRKDVEIAYSMQVNGLEKADEESDADLRDMFDDLSALRDGDGEAANVAQISARLTEDSALIQRILASEGWYGAAATTRIDRPQTDDGKLAAVIDVVPGQRYVFSEITIKAPPTEPPGLIQDALALEVGEPIIAERVQAAEAKVAVTLPQSGYPFADLGQRDILLDQDTGEGVYTLPVDTGPRSVFGGIRTTGDLAFDAEHVAVLARFKRGELYDSRKVDDLRKALVATGLFNTVSVEPEKTGEPATDGTEYATLLVEQEAGPPRTLAGGAGYGTGQGLRVEGSWSHRNLFPPEGALIVNAVAGTQEQGAGVTFRRSNAGRRDRTFQLSADALHSNYDAYEAFTGRIAGLVSYSSTPIWQKRLTYAYGAQAIITNEQDFDPAIGERRRRTFYIAGLTGQVGLDTTDDLLNPTEGFRLTALVEPEGSLEDGFTPYVRGRLDGSAYVGVGSSLVLAGRVRLGTIQGIDRYDLAPSRRFYAGGGGSVRGFGYQELGPKSREPNPDYDPTDPEEEDDPFIYRPIGGRSVVEGAAEVRYRFGNFGAVAFVDAGQVYEASMPQFDDIRYGVGIGGRYYTNFGPLRVDVAMPIDRRVGESKFTVYVSIGQAF; from the coding sequence ATGAGTCACATGGACCCGGTTGCCCAAACAACAGCGGACAACCAGAATGGTGCCGGAAAGATGTGGGGATTGGGCGGCGGGCTCGCCCTCGCGCTGGCCGCCGTAGCCGTGCCCGCGCAGCTGCACGCGCAGGAGCAGGCGCCGGTGTCCTCGGCTTCCACGACGAGGGAAGATCCGGCCGTTCCTGCACCTCCGGCGGATGCCAACCTTCCCGAGGTGGAGCCGATTATTTCCGAGCAGGAATTCGAGGAAGAAGTGCCTGACCTCGAATCCGTCGGGGATGATGCGTTGGAGGCACCGCTGGAATCGATTGAAGAGTTCGAACGGCGGGTAAGCAGCGAGCAGGCCGATGCCGCACCTGCGGAAGGGCAGGAGGCGCCCCTGGGTGATCCGGCGCTGGCGGACGGCGATGCCAGCGAAGCGATTGGCGATGCGCCGGTGCGCGATGCCGAACTCGCCGCTCCGCTGCCGCCGCTCGACCAATTCGATGTGCAGCCCGTGGAGTTTGCCGAGGCGGAGCAAGACCGGAAGGACGTGGAGATCGCCTATTCCATGCAGGTCAACGGCCTCGAAAAGGCGGATGAGGAATCGGACGCCGATCTGCGCGATATGTTCGATGATCTCTCGGCCCTGCGCGATGGGGACGGTGAGGCCGCGAACGTGGCTCAGATTTCCGCTCGTCTCACCGAGGATAGTGCCCTGATCCAGCGCATTCTCGCTTCGGAAGGCTGGTATGGCGCGGCCGCGACCACGCGGATCGACCGGCCACAAACGGATGACGGCAAACTCGCTGCGGTGATCGATGTGGTTCCGGGCCAACGCTACGTCTTCTCCGAGATCACCATCAAGGCCCCGCCGACCGAGCCTCCTGGCCTCATTCAGGACGCGCTGGCTCTCGAAGTGGGCGAACCGATCATTGCGGAACGGGTTCAGGCGGCTGAGGCAAAGGTCGCCGTCACGCTTCCGCAGAGCGGCTATCCCTTTGCTGACCTCGGACAGCGCGATATCCTCCTCGATCAGGACACGGGGGAGGGGGTCTACACCCTGCCAGTGGATACTGGCCCGCGTTCGGTGTTCGGCGGCATTCGTACGACCGGTGATCTGGCCTTCGATGCGGAACACGTGGCGGTGCTCGCACGGTTCAAGCGCGGTGAATTGTATGACAGCCGCAAAGTCGATGATCTGCGCAAGGCGCTGGTCGCCACGGGTCTGTTCAACACGGTGTCCGTGGAGCCCGAGAAAACCGGCGAGCCGGCAACCGATGGGACCGAATATGCCACCCTGCTAGTGGAGCAGGAAGCAGGGCCGCCACGCACGCTCGCCGGCGGCGCCGGTTACGGCACGGGGCAGGGCCTCCGGGTGGAAGGCAGCTGGAGCCACCGCAATTTGTTCCCGCCAGAGGGCGCCCTGATCGTCAACGCCGTGGCCGGAACGCAGGAGCAGGGTGCGGGGGTGACCTTCCGCCGCTCCAACGCGGGGCGGCGCGATCGCACGTTCCAGCTCAGCGCCGACGCGCTGCACAGCAATTATGATGCCTATGAGGCGTTTACCGGTCGGATCGCCGGCCTCGTCAGCTACAGTTCCACGCCAATCTGGCAGAAGCGGCTGACCTATGCTTACGGGGCGCAGGCCATTATCACCAATGAACAGGATTTCGATCCCGCGATCGGCGAGCGCCGGCGGCGGACGTTCTATATCGCGGGCCTGACGGGCCAGGTCGGCCTCGACACGACGGACGATCTCCTCAACCCCACCGAGGGCTTCCGCCTCACCGCGCTCGTGGAGCCGGAAGGATCGCTCGAGGACGGCTTTACCCCCTATGTGCGGGGGCGCCTGGACGGCTCCGCCTATGTTGGCGTGGGAAGCTCTCTCGTGCTGGCCGGGCGTGTGCGGCTGGGCACGATCCAGGGCATCGACCGATATGATCTGGCACCCTCCCGGCGGTTCTACGCCGGGGGCGGTGGATCGGTGCGCGGCTTCGGTTATCAGGAACTCGGCCCGAAATCCCGCGAGCCCAATCCGGACTACGATCCCACCGATCCGGAGGAGGAAGACGATCCCTTCATCTATCGCCCGATCGGCGGCCGCAGCGTCGTGGAAGGGGCTGCGGAGGTGCGCTATCGCTTCGGCAATTTCGGCGCGGTCGCATTCGTCGATGCGGGGCAGGTCTACGAGGCCTCGATGCCGCAGTTCGATGATATCCGCTACGGCGTGGGCATCGGCGGCCGTTACTACACCAATTTCGGGCCGCTGCGGGTGGATGTCGCCATGCCGATCGATCGCCGCGTGGGTGAAAGCAAGTTCACCGTCTATGTCTCCATCGGGCAGGCCTTCTGA
- a CDS encoding translocation/assembly module TamB domain-containing protein: protein MAEEFETDAAAEGREEALDHREHHRGRTIAKWAGIVLAAIVVLIGLLLIGLNTAPGKRFIASQIEGLGFENGMSIGVGRIDGSIYGEMILHDLAISDPKGVFVSSPEVRVDWRPFAFIGNHVDVRSLTSPLITLRRLPEFKETPPSNEPLLPDLDIDIGTLKVDRFVAEAPVSGEQRVATLAGSAHIADGRAQVKFNGRTLAAAGAAGGDRVNLTLDAVPERNRLDLDLDLSAPAGGVIAALARIDQPLLVQAKGKGDWAAWNGQLSADLGGEELARLQLEARNGTFGLRGPTRVARLFQGPTASLLGPVLDVNLAAALQDRRADLSGGLSSDAFQLDAAGVVDLANNRFDDLQLAFRLLKPSALAENLSGSAIRAALGLDGEFATPTVDYKIDAGALTMNDLGLRDLHAEGIAKVDAEHIMIPVEARVGRIVGLDTVAGGTLANVRLAGDLAIDGTRILSDNMRIRSDRIDAKVILLADTSTGLYTGAVDGRIDNYRLESVGMLDIRTDMDLKTAPGGGFVVDGRVAARSTQLFNDGIRNFLGGNAAAAADIRYGPDGTVRFSNLQLTAPAARIVGGSGSYSPDGRITLNADGTTRAYGKVGVRVAGTISDPRATITAERPGFGVGLANLEAKVTGAPNGYRLVADADTDYGPLQADVVLGMGQQLTLDINRADFAGIAFSGGLRQTAAGPFAGRLDANGRGLAGVVRLDAEGNYQEALVNLRARDTVLPGPANLSIGSAIVDARVVLYDQPYVVAKVDLARTTFGALNLNAAKATIDYRNGTGKAQLLAEGVSGVPFRVAANAELQPKLWRAALKGRVRGIDFRTTTPARIVPGEGSYELLPTRIDFGQGSLRLAGKYGEGMEVQSRLDSLDLSLVNAFVPGLGVDGTATGSVDFSQADASAFPRADARLTINDFSRTTAASVSQPIDINLVGKLLPGGGEARAVMRQRGSVIGRMVASLQPLPPGTGSWSERLLSAPLGGGIRYNGPADTLFSFAGQADQRLSGPIAVAADFSGRVQQPQLRGIIRANALTYENQTYGTRLSNMAVAGSFSGDRLQLDKLTATAGDGTVQASGFVSLASDSGYPMDLRVTLDEAQLARSDALAAEATGQLRLTKAAGQTALLSGQIRLPEARYQIIRQGAAEVPELTGVRFKPPKGPQRITGDEPVEPSPGVLGLIRLDVALTAPEKLYVSGMGLESEWGADLRLAGTSADPRITGDVELIRGTLGFAGRSFELSEGRVNFTGGSEINPTINMVATDDIEDVTVNVNVTGRAMDPQIAFSSVPGLPQDEVLSRILFGSSIGNLSTIQAVQLAASLNSLRGSGGGLNPLGKLRSASGVDRLRILGSDKTTGRGTALAAGQYLTDDIYVEFITDARGFTATQLEISLTPALSILSQAGGSGSTNVNLRYKKDY from the coding sequence ATGGCCGAGGAGTTCGAAACCGACGCCGCGGCTGAAGGACGGGAAGAGGCCTTGGATCACCGCGAGCATCATCGCGGCCGTACCATTGCCAAGTGGGCCGGCATCGTACTGGCGGCGATCGTGGTGCTGATCGGCCTCTTGCTGATCGGGCTCAACACCGCGCCGGGCAAGCGCTTCATCGCCAGCCAGATCGAAGGGCTGGGTTTCGAGAACGGGATGTCGATCGGTGTCGGGCGGATCGATGGTTCGATCTACGGCGAAATGATCCTGCACGATCTTGCCATTTCCGATCCGAAAGGCGTGTTCGTCAGTTCGCCCGAAGTGAGGGTGGACTGGCGCCCCTTTGCCTTCATCGGCAACCATGTCGATGTGCGTTCCCTCACCAGCCCGCTCATTACGCTGCGCCGCCTTCCCGAGTTCAAGGAGACGCCGCCTAGCAATGAACCGCTGCTGCCGGATCTCGACATTGATATCGGCACACTGAAGGTCGATCGCTTCGTGGCGGAGGCGCCCGTAAGCGGGGAGCAGCGCGTGGCGACGCTTGCGGGTTCCGCCCATATTGCCGACGGTCGCGCGCAGGTGAAGTTCAACGGACGTACGCTCGCGGCGGCAGGCGCAGCCGGTGGTGACCGGGTGAACCTCACGCTCGATGCCGTGCCGGAACGCAATCGGCTCGACCTCGATCTCGATCTCTCGGCGCCCGCAGGCGGCGTGATTGCGGCGCTTGCGAGGATCGATCAGCCGCTGCTGGTTCAGGCAAAGGGGAAGGGCGACTGGGCCGCGTGGAACGGGCAGCTCTCGGCCGATCTCGGCGGCGAGGAACTGGCACGACTGCAGCTCGAAGCGCGCAACGGCACCTTCGGCCTGCGCGGCCCGACGCGGGTGGCGCGGCTGTTCCAGGGTCCGACGGCGAGCCTGCTTGGCCCTGTGCTCGACGTAAACCTGGCCGCAGCGCTGCAGGATCGCCGCGCCGACCTCAGCGGCGGGCTCTCAAGCGATGCGTTCCAGCTGGATGCCGCCGGCGTGGTCGATCTGGCCAACAACCGCTTTGACGATCTGCAGCTGGCATTCCGCCTGCTGAAGCCTTCGGCCCTTGCGGAGAATCTCAGCGGAAGCGCCATCCGGGCGGCGCTGGGGCTCGATGGCGAGTTTGCAACGCCCACGGTGGACTACAAGATCGATGCCGGCGCGCTGACGATGAACGACCTCGGCCTGCGCGATCTGCATGCAGAAGGCATCGCCAAGGTGGATGCGGAGCATATCATGATCCCGGTCGAGGCCCGTGTCGGCCGGATAGTCGGCCTTGATACGGTAGCGGGGGGCACGCTGGCCAATGTGAGGTTGGCGGGCGATCTCGCGATCGACGGCACCCGTATCCTGTCGGACAATATGCGTATCCGGTCCGATCGGATCGATGCCAAGGTGATCCTGCTCGCAGACACCTCCACCGGGCTTTACACCGGCGCGGTGGATGGGCGGATCGATAACTACCGCCTCGAAAGCGTCGGCATGCTGGACATCCGCACCGACATGGACCTGAAGACCGCGCCGGGCGGCGGCTTCGTCGTGGATGGCCGGGTGGCGGCACGTTCTACCCAGCTGTTCAATGACGGGATCCGCAATTTCCTGGGCGGCAATGCCGCGGCTGCGGCGGACATACGCTATGGTCCGGACGGCACCGTGCGTTTCAGCAATCTTCAGCTGACGGCGCCTGCGGCGCGCATCGTCGGCGGCAGCGGCTCCTATTCCCCGGACGGGCGCATCACGCTTAATGCCGATGGTACCACCCGCGCTTATGGCAAGGTGGGCGTGCGCGTGGCCGGAACGATCAGCGATCCCCGCGCCACGATAACAGCGGAGCGGCCGGGCTTCGGCGTGGGTCTCGCCAATCTCGAAGCGAAGGTCACCGGGGCGCCCAACGGCTACCGCCTCGTGGCTGATGCCGACACGGATTACGGGCCCCTGCAGGCGGATGTGGTGCTCGGCATGGGCCAGCAACTCACGCTCGACATCAACCGCGCAGACTTTGCCGGGATCGCCTTTTCCGGCGGGCTGCGGCAGACGGCTGCCGGCCCATTTGCGGGGCGGCTGGACGCTAATGGTCGCGGCTTGGCCGGGGTGGTGCGGCTCGACGCCGAAGGGAACTACCAGGAAGCGCTGGTCAACCTCCGCGCGCGGGACACCGTGCTGCCGGGGCCGGCCAACCTCTCGATCGGGTCGGCCATCGTGGACGCGCGCGTCGTGCTGTACGATCAGCCCTATGTGGTCGCCAAGGTCGATCTGGCGCGTACGACCTTCGGCGCGCTCAATCTCAACGCTGCGAAGGCGACAATCGATTATCGCAACGGCACCGGAAAGGCGCAGCTGCTGGCGGAAGGCGTCAGTGGCGTTCCGTTCCGCGTGGCTGCCAATGCCGAACTGCAGCCCAAGCTCTGGCGCGCGGCCCTCAAGGGTCGGGTCCGGGGCATCGATTTCCGCACCACCACGCCGGCGCGGATCGTGCCGGGAGAAGGGAGCTACGAACTGCTCCCCACACGGATCGATTTCGGGCAGGGAAGTCTGCGCCTTGCAGGCAAATACGGGGAGGGGATGGAGGTCCAGTCCCGCCTGGATTCGCTTGATCTCAGCCTCGTCAACGCGTTCGTGCCGGGGCTGGGTGTCGATGGCACCGCAACCGGCAGCGTGGATTTCAGCCAGGCGGACGCATCTGCTTTCCCGCGCGCGGATGCACGGCTGACGATCAACGATTTCAGCCGCACGACGGCCGCCTCCGTCAGCCAGCCGATCGATATCAATTTAGTCGGCAAGCTGCTGCCCGGCGGCGGAGAAGCGCGCGCAGTGATGCGGCAGCGCGGTAGCGTGATCGGCCGCATGGTCGCGTCGCTCCAGCCTCTGCCACCTGGTACCGGGTCTTGGAGCGAACGGCTGCTGTCCGCGCCGCTGGGCGGGGGTATCCGCTACAATGGGCCGGCGGACACGCTGTTCTCCTTTGCAGGGCAGGCGGATCAGCGGCTTTCGGGACCGATCGCTGTCGCGGCGGACTTCTCCGGCCGGGTGCAGCAACCGCAATTGCGCGGCATCATTCGCGCAAATGCGCTGACCTATGAGAACCAGACCTATGGCACGCGGCTCAGCAACATGGCGGTTGCGGGCAGCTTCAGCGGTGATCGGCTGCAGCTCGACAAGCTCACTGCGACGGCGGGCGACGGCACGGTGCAGGCGTCCGGCTTCGTCAGCCTGGCTTCCGACAGCGGCTATCCGATGGATCTGCGCGTAACGCTGGACGAAGCGCAGCTTGCGCGCAGCGACGCCCTCGCGGCGGAGGCGACCGGCCAGCTGCGGTTGACGAAGGCCGCAGGTCAGACCGCCTTGCTCTCCGGCCAGATAAGACTGCCCGAAGCGCGCTACCAGATCATCCGGCAGGGCGCGGCCGAGGTGCCCGAACTGACGGGTGTGCGGTTCAAGCCCCCCAAGGGCCCGCAGCGCATCACTGGCGACGAACCGGTGGAGCCGAGCCCCGGCGTGCTGGGCCTGATCCGCCTCGATGTCGCGCTGACGGCCCCGGAGAAGCTCTATGTTTCGGGAATGGGGCTGGAATCCGAATGGGGTGCGGACCTGCGCCTTGCCGGCACGAGCGCCGATCCGCGTATCACGGGTGACGTGGAACTGATCCGCGGTACGCTGGGCTTCGCCGGGCGTTCGTTCGAACTGAGCGAGGGCCGGGTGAACTTTACCGGCGGCAGCGAGATCAATCCCACGATCAACATGGTCGCCACGGACGATATCGAGGATGTGACGGTGAATGTGAATGTGACGGGCCGCGCGATGGACCCGCAGATCGCGTTCTCCAGCGTGCCCGGCCTGCCGCAGGATGAGGTGCTTTCGCGCATCCTCTTCGGAAGTTCGATCGGCAATCTGTCGACCATCCAGGCCGTGCAGCTTGCCGCATCGCTCAATTCGCTGCGCGGATCGGGCGGCGGGCTCAACCCGCTGGGCAAGCTGCGCTCCGCATCGGGCGTGGACCGGCTGCGTATTCTGGGGTCCGACAAGACGACCGGGCGTGGCACCGCACTGGCGGCGGGGCAATATCTGACGGACGACATCTATGTGGAGTTCATCACCGATGCGCGCGGCTTCACCGCTACGCAGCTCGAAATCAGCCTCACGCCGGCGCTGTCCATCCTGAGCCAGGCGGGCGGCTCGGGCTCGACCAACGTCAACCTGCGCTACAAGAAGGACTATTGA
- a CDS encoding TonB-dependent receptor, giving the protein MRFVTGSIVAALFATASTQALAAQEQDTQPGDSAAASAAEEGNAIIVTAQRREQSLQDVSAAITAIGSDRLTEGQVNSLQDLQTVVPSVNFGSDFNQAKIFIRGVGANTSTTGNATGVALHVDGAVVSRAEAQLTSLFDLERVEVLRGPQGTLYGRNATGGSINLITAKPTRDLSGYARLTYGNYNSLISEAAISGPITDTILFRIATKTEDRDGYGENPVTGSEVDDLKRRMIRGHLQFDITPSTELLLTGEYFRQDDNSGAIHYLRASFPGVPRLAPLGVGGYAVKPRDLASEIDGGTDTETYAFTGTFRTDLTDSLTLTNIANFRSFKSSLFQDLDLSAVVDSLQTNGQPTTVQERRIDSKQWSNELQLNYSTDFIDVVLGGFYFHERQRPIDNVGLSRKNGMASNIPLLQAAGVDLDEAYALCGYQPDGVTGGSSVIAPKRVCTRSNLGTDAYAIFGQANIGLGLFSEALDTLTVKLGGRYSHEKIESANPSIIIAGGGRGPVIRYTTEGTYRERSFSDFTPELGLEWQPNPDIMVYYTYSEGFKAGSGENAAGSTTIVDPETIQNHEAGIKATVMSGLSVNLAAYTYDLEGLQLNKTIAGGPTGYQTIFQNAAATTAKGIELDIFGRITPNFRMSGSLSYTDAEFKNYATLDPLNPANILTAGSPAYDPVTNPDPTAYGAPSGGEIQLAGNQLRNSPKWAWNVHGEYDVDLPNGVITFLGDVSYKSRTYFTEFEREIESSAPYAMVDASIRYQTLEDRLSVQLWAKNLFDTDRASSTFALATGRLLGVTYLAPRTYGVTVGYDF; this is encoded by the coding sequence ATGAGGTTCGTGACCGGCTCGATCGTGGCCGCCCTGTTTGCCACCGCCAGCACGCAGGCCCTTGCCGCGCAGGAACAGGATACGCAGCCGGGCGACAGCGCTGCTGCATCCGCCGCCGAAGAAGGCAATGCCATCATCGTGACCGCGCAGCGCCGCGAACAGAGCCTGCAGGACGTGAGCGCGGCGATCACCGCCATCGGCTCCGACCGGCTGACCGAAGGGCAGGTGAACAGCCTGCAGGATTTGCAGACGGTCGTTCCCAGCGTCAATTTTGGCAGCGATTTCAACCAGGCGAAGATCTTCATTCGCGGTGTCGGCGCTAACACTTCCACCACCGGCAACGCCACTGGCGTGGCGCTGCATGTGGATGGCGCGGTGGTATCGCGGGCGGAAGCGCAGCTTACCTCGCTATTCGACCTCGAGCGGGTGGAGGTGCTGCGCGGGCCGCAGGGCACGCTCTATGGGCGGAACGCCACTGGCGGCTCCATCAACCTCATCACGGCCAAGCCCACGCGCGACTTATCGGGCTATGCAAGGCTGACGTATGGCAACTACAATTCATTGATCTCCGAAGCCGCGATCAGCGGCCCGATCACTGACACCATCCTGTTCCGCATCGCCACCAAGACGGAAGACCGGGACGGCTATGGCGAAAATCCGGTGACGGGTTCCGAGGTGGACGATCTGAAGCGGCGGATGATCCGCGGCCATCTGCAGTTCGACATCACGCCCTCCACCGAACTGCTGCTGACGGGCGAGTATTTCCGACAGGACGATAATTCCGGCGCCATCCATTACCTGCGCGCCTCCTTCCCCGGTGTGCCGCGCCTCGCGCCGCTGGGTGTGGGCGGCTATGCGGTGAAGCCGCGCGATCTTGCTTCGGAAATCGACGGTGGCACGGACACCGAAACCTATGCCTTCACCGGCACCTTCCGCACCGACCTGACCGACAGCCTTACGCTGACCAACATCGCCAATTTCCGCAGCTTCAAGAGCTCGCTGTTTCAGGATCTCGATCTGTCCGCCGTGGTGGACAGCCTGCAGACCAACGGGCAGCCGACCACGGTGCAGGAGCGGCGGATCGACAGCAAGCAGTGGAGCAATGAGCTGCAGCTGAACTATTCGACGGACTTCATCGATGTCGTCCTGGGCGGTTTCTATTTCCACGAGCGGCAGCGGCCGATCGACAACGTCGGGCTTTCGCGCAAGAACGGCATGGCGTCCAACATCCCGCTGCTGCAGGCGGCCGGCGTCGATCTCGACGAAGCCTATGCCCTTTGCGGCTATCAGCCCGACGGCGTGACCGGCGGCAGCAGCGTGATCGCGCCCAAGAGGGTCTGCACCCGGTCCAATCTCGGTACGGATGCCTATGCCATCTTCGGCCAGGCCAATATCGGGCTCGGCCTCTTCTCGGAGGCGCTGGATACGCTGACCGTCAAGCTCGGCGGGCGCTACAGCCACGAGAAGATCGAATCCGCCAACCCGTCGATCATCATCGCCGGCGGCGGGCGCGGTCCGGTGATCCGCTACACCACCGAAGGCACCTATCGCGAACGCAGCTTCAGCGATTTCACGCCGGAGCTCGGCCTGGAGTGGCAGCCGAACCCGGACATCATGGTGTATTACACCTATTCGGAAGGCTTCAAGGCGGGTTCGGGCGAGAACGCCGCGGGCAGCACGACCATCGTCGATCCGGAAACCATCCAGAACCACGAGGCGGGCATCAAGGCGACCGTGATGAGCGGGCTCTCCGTAAATCTCGCGGCCTACACCTATGACCTCGAAGGGCTGCAGCTGAACAAGACGATCGCCGGCGGCCCGACGGGTTACCAGACGATCTTCCAGAATGCCGCGGCGACGACGGCCAAGGGTATCGAGCTGGATATCTTCGGCCGCATCACGCCGAATTTCCGCATGAGCGGCTCGCTCTCCTACACCGATGCGGAGTTCAAGAACTATGCCACGCTCGATCCGCTCAACCCGGCTAATATCCTGACGGCCGGCTCGCCCGCTTATGATCCGGTGACCAACCCCGACCCGACCGCTTACGGCGCGCCGAGCGGGGGTGAGATCCAGCTGGCCGGAAACCAGCTGCGCAATTCACCCAAGTGGGCGTGGAACGTCCACGGCGAGTATGATGTCGATCTGCCCAACGGTGTCATCACCTTCCTGGGCGATGTGTCCTACAAGAGCCGGACCTACTTCACCGAGTTCGAGCGGGAGATCGAAAGCTCCGCCCCCTATGCGATGGTGGACGCCTCCATCCGTTACCAAACGCTGGAGGATCGACTGAGCGTGCAGCTGTGGGCGAAGAACCTGTTCGACACCGACCGTGCGAGCAGCACCTTCGCTCTGGCCACCGGCCGCCTGCTGGGCGTGACCTATCTCGCGCCGCGCACTTACGGCGTTACGGTCGGTTACGACTTCTGA